The segment taaaaaaaatcagaaaaaatgcgaaaaatttcttacttgtAATCCGATGGCGGCTTAAACTCGGGATTCATACACTGCATCCGCAGGATAAGTTGATGCCGTTGCTCCTCGAGACGTTTTCGGGTGCGGAATTCGCGCGTATTCAATCGCTTACCGTCTGACGAGTAAATGGGTTCTGGTGAGGGAGATCTAAAACATTCGTTATGtgacagagagagagaaaaaaagagaaaattcgtGATGAACGAGTggttaaacaacaaaaaatcaattattaaagctgaaaatgaaaaattaaattaacggaAGAGATTCTTTTAGAGGCTGTCTGTTcaatttctatcaaaaatataaaaatagaagaaattattagattttccggtaattttttttttgttttgcgaaaaaaaaaattcaatattaacaCATCACACTGACTTTCGTCATAGATAGAAGCCAATCTCTCTCTAAAACGCTCTGTTGGGAACAAAATctgattattaaaaagtgattaaaattAGTGTGATCCATTTTTCGCCGGAATCTAATCTGCAAAATTTCAGTTAATTAATCTCAGAGGGACTTTAAAGTGGGGATTCACGGAGCGAAATCgctgaaaaaatgttaaaagttatttttcattaatttttctgcaCATTTTTCCATCATCCGGATCTAATGGAATAAATTTTGCCACCTGAAGagttgtcatatttttttagagacaCAGAGAAcgattatttttcttgcatttaaacgacaaaaatggaaaaatgaaTGAGCAACGAACCTTTCTTCTGGATTTTGTGAGATGCCCAAGTCGCCTGTTCGGAGCTTTCGACTGATTTCTTCGATTTGTAgttgaactaaaatttgaaaatttttttttttattttttttttgttattttaaatgttaaaatcaaggaaaaacTTACCAAGATAGGCTTGTTGCTGATCGGGCGTCATGCCAGCTGGAAGAACTGTCGGCATTCCCGGGATAAAAGTCTTTTCGCTTTCCGTTCCTGCCCATCGGGACTTCTTTTTGCGCTTTCTTTCGGGTCGCGATCCGTCTTGAGAGTTGCTTGCGTCGTCtgtaattcaagaaaaatcgataaaaatctgaaaatttcgtatttttccaagaaaaacTCACTGCTATTcgtattttgtgaattttcgaTGACATTTGTCGTTGCTGGTCTCACATCTCCGGGGATATTTTCGagtaaatttgtgaaattacgCGATGATGCCATCGACTGATTCGCATTCGAGAAGGCATCGATCAAGAAATCTTGTTTAATTGCCGCTCCAATGGAGGCAGCTGTCAACAGGGGCGTTTGTAACAAACCCTGCGActgattttgttgttgtaattgttGCTGAAGCGCCAACGCTTGTTGTGCCATCAGTTGTTGCGAGTGCTGTAACAGCATCGAGGCATCGGGAATCGGGATTTTCGGGCGATCATTGTCGCGCGAACGATTCCTTTCGCGACTTCGATCACGACGCGAACGGGATTTGCTGCGTCGTCTGCTGTCACGGGAACGACTACGACGATGGCGATCACGATCGCGAGACCTGAAACGatgaatttatgtaaaaaatgtgataaaaagttgaaaaaatgaatttcttacCGAGAACGCCTTCGATGATCGCGTGACCTTGAACGACGTTTTCTATCACGGGAACGAGAACGCTTTTTCCTGTCTCTGTCACGATCGCGGTCTCTGCTGCGGGatctaaaaaagcaaaaaaaaggtaattagTCAGGAAAAAACTGTCTGAGTACGCAAACAATGAGGTATATGACGTACCTGTGCCGCTTTTCTTTGCTGCGTGAACGTCTGGATTTCGATCTTTCGCGATCATCTTCATCCGATTCGCGATTCTTGTCCTTGTCTTTGTGCTTCGAAGGCATTTTTAGTGTCCTGCAAGTGCTTATTTTCCggaaaaatgctcaaaaataaTGAGCAAAATCGATGCcgagagaaaattatttcatccaAGCTTCAAGTTGTCAAATCAGTTTCAAGTTTCTTGAACAAGTTTTCATAGGGttgccaatttttattttttttagagctaaaaagttaaaattttcttaaaatttctcagattttttcataaatttattatttttaaaaaattctgacaAATTAagataactcaaaatttattttgaagttttaaacaaaatttatctcaggggctctaatttatcatttttaatcattttataactcaaaactgccaaaaaattgaaactgaaaaaaatttttttctttgacatagttttgttttaaaaactaaatcaaaaaaaatcttggaaaaaaatttgtcagagggctctaatttatcatttttaatcattttataactcaaaactgccaaaaaatttaaactgaaaaaaatttttttctttgacacagttttgatttgaaaactaaatcaagagcaaaactgtgtcaaaaactatgtcaaaaactgtgtcaaagcaatttttttcaaatcttgctcctaatggataaaaatttgtcagagggctctaatttatcatttttaatcattttctaactcaaaactgccaaaaaattgaaactgaaaaaaaattttttctttgacacagttttgatttgaaaactaaatcaagagcaaaactgtgtcaaaaactatgtcaaaaactgtgtcaaagcaatttttttcaaatcttgctccaaatggataaaaatttgtcagagggctctaatttatcatttttaatcattttatagctcaaaactgccaaaaaatttaaactgaaaaaaaattttttctttgacacagttttgatttgaaaactaaatcaagagcaaaactgtgtcaaaaactatgtcaaaaactgtgtcaaagcaatttttttcaaatcttgctcctaatggataaaaatttgtcagagggctttaatttattatttttaatcattttataactcaaaactgccaaaaaattgaaactgaaaaaaatttttttctttgacacagttttgatttgaaaactaaatcaagagcaaaactgtgtcaaaaactatgtcaaaaactgtgtcaaagcaatttttttcaaatcttgctccaaatggaaaaaaatttgtcagagggctctaatttatcattttttttaaaattttttctttgacacagttttgatttgaaaactaaatcaagagcaaaactgtgtcaaaaactatgtcaaaaactgtgtcaaagcaatttttttcaaatcttgctccaaatggaaaaaaatttgtcagagggctctaatttatcatttttaatcattttataactcaaaactgccaaaaaatttaaactgaaaaaaaaattttttctttgacacagttttgatttgaaaactaaatcaagagcaaaactgtgtcaaaaactatgtcaaaaactgtgtcaaagcaatttttttcaaatcttgctccaaatggaaaaaaaattgtcagagggctctaatttatcatttttaatcattttataactcaaaactgccaaaaaatttaaactgaaaaaaatttttttttttgacacagttttgatttgaaaactaaatcaagagcaaaactgtgtcaaaaactatgtcaaaaactgtgtcaaagcaatttttttcaaatcttgctccaaatggaaaaaaatttgtcagagggctctaatttatcatttttaatcattttataactcaaaactgccaaaaaatttaaactgaaaaaaattttttttctttgacatagttttgttttgaaaactaaatcaagagcaaaactgtgtcaaaaactatgtcaaaaactgtgtcaaagcaatttttttcaaatcttgctccaaatggaaaaaaaatttgtcagagggctctaatttatcatttttaatcattttataactcaaaactgccacaaaaaattttttttcacacagttttgatttgaaaactaaatcaagagcaaaactgtgtcaaaaactatgtcaaaaactgtgtcaaagcaatttttttcaaatcttgctccaaatggaaaaaaatttgtcagagggctctaatttatcatttttaatcattttataactcaaaactgccaaaaaatttaaactgaaaaaaattttttctttgacacagttttgatttgaaaactaaatcaagagcaaaactgtgtcaaaaactatgtcaaagccatttttgtcaaaaaatttgttgaaaatttctcgtttttgttaaataaaagtttagcaaattttagtattaaaaatgtgaaattttttacttttaataaaatttttgaaaattttggactgtttggataaaaaaaaaaatctggcaACCCTGAAATTGTCAAAGGCCTGTCAAAACAAAACGGTCGTCAACAGAAATCCAGTGTCCTATTTCTGCAAAAGGACTCGTAAATGGCAAATTAAATTGCACAAACACGATGGAATACTTTGCTATCCACATCCCGAAAAAGACTGAAGAGGACTCCGAGACAGGTAATTGACAATTTCGCAACTTTTTATCTCACAATATTGCTCACAAATCGAGAGACGTAATTTATcgtacgatattttttttctcgtatgcGCAAAAAAGACCGTCGTCTCGTGTGAgcgataaataaacaaagcgAGCGTCTGATaataatagataaaaaaatatttttatgccaATTTTCAGCCGTAAACGTCTTCACAACGCGCGAAGATGCCTTAAAACTACTCAAAACACACAAAGAGGCGCGCTTCAAGGCGTTCCAGAGCAAAGACGAGGCCGAAGAATTCAGTTTGTATGGCACTCTGGCATCCACGATCAACGTAACGGGCCTCAAATCGCCTTCCTCGCTGCCAATTGCGGCAGAAAAGAGTCTTCATCGGTCCCTCAAGCCACAAGAACTCGTTGCATTCCGCAAAGAAATCGAACAAAACAACCTCAGTAATGTCTATCGCATGGTAATGGAGAATCCACGGTATTTGGTCACTGCGGCAAATACTCCGACGATCCTCAAGGAAGGCACGCGATACAATCCGTTGCACGTTGCGATCATTTCGAAGCACCTGAACATGTGCAAGTTGATTCTGCAGACAATTGAGAAGCCGCAGTTTATCGAAATGTGTAATGGACCGAGCCTCGATACGCAAAGTACGCAGGAGGCAAGCATGATTTTGCTCGAATCGTACTTAAATATGCCCGATAAGCCACGTAGTGAGACTCCTTTGCATTTTGCTGCCAAATTAGGGTTGAAAGACATCATCGAACTGCTCATCTCGTATCCCATTTGCAAGATGAAACCGAATTCGGATGGAATGTTGCCAAAAGATgtgagtttaaattttttttcttcgtatttcgaatttaaaatatcaaaaattgcctaaaaatataaattttgtaaaaattaaaaaaaacattagttattaatttaaaaatatttgaataaaaattttaaataatttattaaattaataatttaatttattaaaaattttaaaaaataacttgaaatatttaatataatattttttataaaatatttttttttttatttttattaaattattcattttcttaattatttaaatttaccaaaaatttatttatttaaaataaaataaaactaaagaatctactttaaaattttcaatagctaattaattttatatagtaaagtttcattattttttttataatttttaaaatatttttttaatttaaaatttatttaaaaaataaataaaattattaaaataaaataaattctataattaattgaattttatttaaattaaaaaaaaaattttatttattttttaaaatttaaattaattttaaaaattaaataattttaaaagttgccTAAAgtcaacatttaaaatattacaaaattatttttaaaattattaaataggtattatctaaaatattaatttataaaaatcctataaaataatttattttttagttaaataatcttaaaataatcattttcataattaggtattcaacaaaaaatttaaaataatcgaaaaaatttttgaaaaatttattatttttttactttttaaattttatgaatttcataatttttaaaataattatttaatttaaaaattaattttttatttaaaaaaaaaagtttatttttttcttaattttatttttaattaaattaatttaaataaatattaaaaatttaaataattttaatttatcaaatttattttcatcatttcagaTCATTTGTTCGCGCGTTTCGGGCACCCCAGAGCTCATCAAAGAAATTTCGGATTTGCTTCAGGAGCGTTTCTATGTCCCAATTTGGCGTGCGACAGATAACACAGTACCTCCCGTCATCGGAGAGCCATTTAGCACGACAGATCCCCCCAAACTCGAACGCGAAAAGCACGGACCTCAAATGGAAATCAAGGCATATGCGGGTCCCATGGACAAGGAACAAGCGCAAGTCTTCAAGAAACGTCTGAAAACGCCTCCGCGACTCATTGCATCCGCAAGTGCTCAATCGCCGTACAAACGGAGTCCAATACCGCCCGCAAGTCCCCTGCTGAGTCCcacaaagttcaaaaataaccTGCTGAACAACAATTATGCCTCGACACCCGTCGGAAGTCCGCAACGCGGAAGGAAACTCTTCACGGAACGCCTAAATTTGGAGGAAGATGAGAcagatgatgacgacgaggaGGCGAAAGAAGACGCGAAAAATGGAAATCACGAGACAAATGGAGGCGACACGAACGAAATTCGAACGCCACAAAAATTGTCGAATGCTGTAGATCGATTTTTCCGCGATTACCGTGATGATCGTCACAATGAATCGTCGTTGCTTGATATGTCGCTGCCAAATTCCAACAATAGTTATAGCTTTATCTGCGAAGAAACGAGTTCCGTGTACGATCCAGCGTCAGTTTTTACGTCGCCGCCCGTGAAAGAGCGTCTCGTTCGCATCACGGATCCCGATAAGGGCGTCGAAACGGTCGGGCGTGAACTGGCAAAGACCCAAAATGTCGGTTGGAAGGAATATTGGAagtttttggataaatttgtGGACTTGTCGAGCAAAGAGGGTCTCGAAATGTTCGaagaatatttgaaaaatcgcgaaaatttggaaaatgtgTCTTCCATGGCGAACAATCTCAAGCCCAGTAGTGCCGATGACTCGATTTTCTCGCTGTGTGCGGGTCTCAATACGCTGAATCTCAACAAAGAGGAGCTCGCGGGCACCCCCAAAGGCATCAAAAGTCTCAATGAAACGATAAAATTGCTGCAAGAACGTCGAAATGCGCCATCGCACCAACAACTCGATGCCATTGCGAACAACAATCACATCACCAATCCGTACTTATCGATCGAAAAGGCCCTGCAGGTGTATGCAAAACGTACTAGTCTCACGCTCGCCCACAATATCGATGCGCAACCCGGCATCGCGCTCGATCAGGAGATCCGGAAACTCGACAAACTCGTTCTCAGCTTCATCAATGACAAACGTTTCGTGGCCGTGAACTTGCGAAAATCGCATTCGCGCTACGGACATTTGATAAATTGGTATTTGCGGAACGACGTGCCCTTCTTATCGCCTGGGAAGACCCAAAAAATGATCAGCAACCtcgaaaaatccacaaaattgAAGTGCATGCGAGCAGCTTTCGCCACGGGAACCAACACAAATCCACATTCGTTGAGTACGGAGCAAGAATGCATCGAAGCATGGAACGCCGAACTCGAATGCGATTGCTCGATGGTCGATTCTGCGGAAGCGAATGACGCAAAAGTCAAGGAAATGCGTCGCAATCGCCGAAAACTCCGTCTTGGACTGTGGCAAAATGAACCAGCGCCCCAAATAGTATCGGAAACGGACCTCTGGAAGCCACGAACTGCCAAATCGAGTGACGATGAACAAGATAGCGGCGCAAGTGTCGAAGAGGATGACGTTTATTTCGTAAGTTTTGCTTAGAAAACCtgaaatttctgaattttattaattttttttatttttttagagctgCGACTCCGATCTGGACCTCGAATTTCACGGATCTGATGAAGAAATGGACCACGACAGTTGTTTCGTCACGCCGCCCGAAAGTCCCACGGATTTTGAAAGCGTTTACGAGAACAGTGACGATTGGATGGACGATGATTTTGATGATTCGTACGAAAATTACATTGAAGGGTAaggtttttcttcaaaaattttccaaatccatgttaaattttaaatttttcctttgcagAACACTTCCAACCAAATCCGATATCGATGCTTTTCGTGCGATCTCGACCGTAAATGTCGCCGAAAATGACTTCCCGCATGTTTACAAGTGGAAAATGGCCTTGCAACGTCTAAACCAGAGTCAATTCTCGTCGGAATCGTCTTCGCAAAACGCCCTTCTTCTGGGGAAGGCTAAAAacgcatttaaattattttaagtcgtTCGTTAACTAATTCGTACTTTAAATTCAGGcacttaccaaaaaaaaagcaaaaacagCATGATTTATTTAGGAAAGTTgattgatttatatttttttttgtgaaaaaagagTTGTGTcctttttggttttaaaaaactttgaaattgatgaaaatatagaaaaatgttattaaagtcacgaaaaattaaataatgaaagaaaaatgatcaaatggaattttaaagcaaataaaaactggatgattattttgtaaaattgatttaatcaaaaaaaatatttattcatttttaaaaattaaatttttacttccattttttttgtttttgacatatcgacccaatatgaacatcaactttagaatgaatatttattcaattttaggcttaaaagtgatcaaaaattgacttgcaaaaaaatcagcgtttttacttccaaacgctgatttttttgtttcgtcaaatatcgacccaatatgaacaaaaatcaactttagaatgaatatttattcaattttaggcttaaaagtgatcaaaaagtggcttgttaaatttatcagagttttatcagcgtttttacttccaaacgctgatttttttgtttcgtcaaatatcgacccaatatgaacaaaaatcaactttagaatgaatatttattcaattttaggcttaaaagtgatcaaaaaatgacttgcaaaaaaatcagcgtttttacttccaaacgctgatttttttgtttcgtcaaatatcgacccaattgaacaaaaatcaactttagaatgaatatttattcaattttaggcttaaaactggtcaaaaattgacatgtaaaaaaatcagcgtttttacttccaaacgctgatttttttgtttcgtcaaatatcgacccaatatgaacaaaaatcaactttagaatgaatatttattcaattttaggcttaaaagtgatcaaaaattgacttgtcaaaaaatcagcgtttttactgacttttgtttcgtcaaaaaaatcatcgaattatttattcaattttaggcttaaaactggtcaaacgcatgtaaaaaaatcgaaaaaatttaaaatttttttgtttcgtttcgtcaaatatcgacccaatatgaacaaaaatcaactttagaatgaatatttattcaattttaggcttaaaactggtcaaaaaatgacatgtaaaaaaatcagcgtttttacttccaaacgctgatttttttgtttcgtcaaatatcgacccaatatgaacaaaaatcatctttagaatgaatatttattcaattttaggcttaaaagtgatcaaaaattgacttgcaaaaaaaatcagagtttgaacctccaaactctgatttttttgtttcgtcaaatatcgacccaatatgaacaaaaatcaactttagaatgaatatttattcaattttaggcttaaaagtgatcaaaaaatgacttgtaaaaaaatcagcgtttttacttccaaacgctgatttttttgtttcgtcaaatatcgacccaatatgaacagaaatcaactgtagaatgaatatttattcaattttaggcttaaaagttatcaaaaaatgacatgtaaaaaaatcagcgt is part of the Culicoides brevitarsis isolate CSIRO-B50_1 chromosome 3, AGI_CSIRO_Cbre_v1, whole genome shotgun sequence genome and harbors:
- the LOC134835077 gene encoding ankyrin repeat and LEM domain-containing protein 2 homolog, whose protein sequence is MEYFAIHIPKKTEEDSETAVNVFTTREDALKLLKTHKEARFKAFQSKDEAEEFSLYGTLASTINVTGLKSPSSLPIAAEKSLHRSLKPQELVAFRKEIEQNNLSNVYRMVMENPRYLVTAANTPTILKEGTRYNPLHVAIISKHLNMCKLILQTIEKPQFIEMCNGPSLDTQSTQEASMILLESYLNMPDKPRSETPLHFAAKLGLKDIIELLISYPICKMKPNSDGMLPKDIICSRVSGTPELIKEISDLLQERFYVPIWRATDNTVPPVIGEPFSTTDPPKLEREKHGPQMEIKAYAGPMDKEQAQVFKKRLKTPPRLIASASAQSPYKRSPIPPASPLLSPTKFKNNLLNNNYASTPVGSPQRGRKLFTERLNLEEDETDDDDEEAKEDAKNGNHETNGGDTNEIRTPQKLSNAVDRFFRDYRDDRHNESSLLDMSLPNSNNSYSFICEETSSVYDPASVFTSPPVKERLVRITDPDKGVETVGRELAKTQNVGWKEYWKFLDKFVDLSSKEGLEMFEEYLKNRENLENVSSMANNLKPSSADDSIFSLCAGLNTLNLNKEELAGTPKGIKSLNETIKLLQERRNAPSHQQLDAIANNNHITNPYLSIEKALQVYAKRTSLTLAHNIDAQPGIALDQEIRKLDKLVLSFINDKRFVAVNLRKSHSRYGHLINWYLRNDVPFLSPGKTQKMISNLEKSTKLKCMRAAFATGTNTNPHSLSTEQECIEAWNAELECDCSMVDSAEANDAKVKEMRRNRRKLRLGLWQNEPAPQIVSETDLWKPRTAKSSDDEQDSGASVEEDDVYFSCDSDLDLEFHGSDEEMDHDSCFVTPPESPTDFESVYENSDDWMDDDFDDSYENYIEGTLPTKSDIDAFRAISTVNVAENDFPHVYKWKMALQRLNQSQFSSESSSQNALLLGKAKNAFKLF